One stretch of Hevea brasiliensis isolate MT/VB/25A 57/8 chromosome 12, ASM3005281v1, whole genome shotgun sequence DNA includes these proteins:
- the LOC131171179 gene encoding disease resistance protein RPV1-like, whose translation MADVRFIGIWGMGGIGKTTIAEALFSQISNQFDACYFLSNVREDAEKHTLLHLRKTLISQLVEDQDLSIQMLDVLPTIALCKLRRKKVFIVLDDVNDSEQLEALAGDHGWFGLGSRVIVTSRDKEVLVGVDHIYKVEELTYRHSLQLLSVKAFKQEHPPEGFMELAQRDVNYAKGVPLALKVLGSHLCKRSPKQWDSVLKKLKKNPQSRIYNILKISYDSLEPTEKAIFLDIACFFKGHDKDWVEEILDGCDLAPSLGIIRLVENCLVVFVENKLEMHDLIQEMGQHIARHKGSRLWKFPEICDMLATKKVNKAVEGIFLDTSKIGKTRLNPETFSRMPNLRLLKCFRAQYCSNKKDSGFILESAKKNCLQHLPNKLGLLHWEEYPYRSMPSYFFMENLVLLNLENSKVERLWNGDKCPQKLKYLHLCGSKKLARLPNLRSAANLEQICLMGCERLREIPSSIRFLHKLDYLNLYGCKKLRSLPSLFQLKNLCVIEQLDLIECGMEEWSTTIQSLDNLEYLPISMCKTLSLPSTLHFNWVEELDLSGCSNLNKLPNVLGHPKKLVLEETPIEELPSTISVSLNLLICNWGNDIS comes from the exons ATGGCAGATGTACGTTTTATTGGAATTTGGGGAATGGGCGGCATAGGAAAGACAACCATTGCTGAAGCTCTTTTTAGTCAAATTTCTAATCAATTTGATGCTTGCTACTTTCTAAGCAACGTTAGAGAAGATGCAGAAAAGCATACATTACTGCATTTACGAAAAACTCTTATTTCCCAACTTGTAGAGGATCAAGATTTGAGCATACAAATGCTTGATGTACTTCCCACTATCGCTCTGTGTAAACTTAGAAGAAAGAAGGTTTTCATTGTTCTCGATGATGTTAATGATTCAGAGCAATTAGAGGCTTTAGCCGGAGATCATGGTTGGTTTGGTTTAGGAAGTAGAGTCATAGTAACAAGCAGAGACAAAGAAGTACTTGTTGGAGTTGATCACATATATAAGGTTGAGGAATTAACATATCGTCATTCTCTTCAGTTATTGAGTGTGAAAGCCTTTAAACAAGAGCATCCTCCCGAGGGGTTTATGGAGTTGGCACAAAGGGATGTAAACTATGCTAAAGGTGTTCCGTTAGCCCTTAAAGTTTTGGGTTCACATCTATGCAAAAGATCTCCAAAGCAATGGGACAGTGTATTGAAAAAGCTAAAAAAGAATCCACAATCCAggatttataatatattaaaaataagttATGATTCGTTAGAACCAACAGAAAAGGCCATATTTCTTGATATTGCTTGCTTTTTCAAAGGCCATGACAAAGATTGGGTAGAAGAAATACTAGACGGATGTGATCTTGCTCCAAGTTTGGGAATAATTCGTTTAGTGGAAAATTGCCTCGTAGTTTTTGTGGAAAATAAATTAGAGATGCATGATTTAATACAAGAAATGGGTCAACACATTGCTCGGCATAAAGGTAGTAGATTGTGGAAATTTCCAGAAATTTGTGATATGTTGGCAACTAAGAAG GTGAACAAAGCAGTCGAAGGCATATTCTTGGATACGTCTAAAATTGGAAAGACACGGTTGAATCCTGAAACCTTCTCACGGATGCCTAACTTAAGATTACTCAAATGTTTTAGGGCTCAATATTGTTCAAACAAAAAAGACTCTGGCTTCATACTTGAATCTGCTAAAAAGAATTGTCTGCAGCATCTTCCCAACAAGTTGGGTTTACTACATTGGGAGGAATATCCTTACAGGTCTATGCCTTCATATTTTTTCATGGAGAATCTTGTTTTACTCAATTTGGAAAACAGCAAGGTTGAACGACTTTGGAATGGAGATAAG TgtcctcaaaagttaaaatatctccACCTTTGTGGATCCAAGAAACTAGCCAGACTCCCAAATCTCCGTTCGGCTGCAAACTTAGAGCAGATATGTCTTATGGGGTGTGAGAGATTGCGTGAGATTCCCTCTTCAATTCGCTTTCTCCACAAACTTGATTATCTTAACCTTTATGGGTGTAAAAAGCTAAGGAGTCTTCCAAGTCTCTTTCAGTTGAAAAATCTGTG TGTTATTGAGCAGTTAGATCTAATAGAATGTGGAATGGAAGAATGGTCCACGACTATTCAATCTCTAGACAATCTTGAATACCTTCCTATTTCGATGTGCAAAACCTTAAGCCTTCCAAGCACTTTACATTTCAATTGGGTTGAGGAACTTGATCTCTCCGGATGCTCAAATCTAAACAAGCTCCCTAATGTTCTTGGACATCCGAAAAAATTGGTGTTAGAAGAGACTCCAATTGAAGAATTACCCTCAACTATCAGTGTCTCCCTTAACTTGTTGATTTGCAATTGGGGAAATGATATAAGCTAG